GAACACGCGGGTGGCCATGCTCTCCACGCCGTTGAAGCGCAGGTTGGCCTCCATGCCGGTGAGGGCGTCGGGGCTCATCGCCACGCGCTCTTCGATCGCGATGCGGGTCTCGTCGGGCCAGTCGATGTCGTCGGGGTTGCTGGTCACCAGGCCCAGCGCGAAGGCTGCGTCGGCGTCCAGCCGCTGGCCCTGCGTGGCGCGCACGGCGTCGAGCGCCGGGGCTTCGTCGTAGAAGCGCCGGCCCAGGCGGCTCTGGCCGGTGGCCATCGGGTACATGCCGAAGTTGGCGCCGCTCACCGCCAGCCTGGGCGTGCGCGCGGCGTCGTCGGGCAGCATCAGCATGTAGCTGCGGTCGCAGGCCAGCGCCAGCTCGAGGAAGCTGCCCGCAAAGCACGAGCCCGGCTCGATCAGCGCGAACAGGCTGCGCGAGCTGACATCCAGGCGGCTGAAGGTGCGGCGCAGGTGGCCGATGGTGGCGCGCACCAGCCAGTGGTCGCCCAGCGCGGCCAGGGTCTCGTCCAGCGCCAGCACGGCGGCGGCATCGCCTTGGGTCTTGAGCAGCCAGGTGCCGATCTCGGGCTCGTTGGTGCGCATCTCGAGGATGGCGTCGTCGAGCTCGCGCGCCAGCACCAGCGGGTACCAGGCGGCACCGGCGGCCTCGATGCCGGCCACATCGGCGGGCTGGGCACCGCTGGGGGCGCGCACCGTGAAGGTGGCGGTGCGGCGGGCGCGGTCGATCTCCACGGTGACGTGGCCGTAGCGCAGCGCGTCGGCTTCCAGGGTCTTGTTCAGCGGGCTTAAGCGTACGCCAGCGGCATGCGCCGGGCGGTGGCTGGTGGCGGCCAGGTGCTGGGCGCGCTCGTGCACCTTCTGCGCAAACACGGCGGGCTTGGCGATGTCGTCGACCAGGCGCCAATCTTTGGCCCGTTGCCCGCGCACGCCCTCGGTGGTGGTGCAGAAGATGTCGGCCAGGTCGTGGCGCACGCGGCGCTTGTCGGTCACGCGGGTCAGGCCGCCGGTGCCGGGCAGGACGCCCAGCAGCGGCACC
This portion of the Aquabacterium sp. OR-4 genome encodes:
- the boxC gene encoding 2,3-epoxybenzoyl-CoA dihydrolase, with the translated sequence MSQAARVDYQTDPSRYRHWALKVEGAIATLAMGVDENGGLAQGYKLKLNSYDLGVDIELNDAINRVRFEHPTVRTLVLTSSRDKVFCSGANIFMLGLSSHAWKVNFCKFTNETRNGLEDSSSLDGLRTLAAVNGACAGGGYELALACDEIILVDDRSSAVSLPEVPLLGVLPGTGGLTRVTDKRRVRHDLADIFCTTTEGVRGQRAKDWRLVDDIAKPAVFAQKVHERAQHLAATSHRPAHAAGVRLSPLNKTLEADALRYGHVTVEIDRARRTATFTVRAPSGAQPADVAGIEAAGAAWYPLVLARELDDAILEMRTNEPEIGTWLLKTQGDAAAVLALDETLAALGDHWLVRATIGHLRRTFSRLDVSSRSLFALIEPGSCFAGSFLELALACDRSYMLMLPDDAARTPRLAVSGANFGMYPMATGQSRLGRRFYDEAPALDAVRATQGQRLDADAAFALGLVTSNPDDIDWPDETRIAIEERVAMSPDALTGMEANLRFNGVESMATRVFGRLTAWQNWIFQRPNAVGEKGALKVYGKGDKAQFDWHRV